Proteins from a genomic interval of Channa argus isolate prfri chromosome 11, Channa argus male v1.0, whole genome shotgun sequence:
- the zgc:153044 gene encoding dual specificity protein phosphatase 18, giving the protein MFHFGAAGLSGLCRVTDHLYLSNVRGADDSHQVSRCEITCIVNVTETKRSRPLPPGVEYIHIPVSDTPASPLSDHFDRVADRVQLVADGGGRTLVHCNAGVSRSAALCMAYLVKHRGVTLLDAHRWVKSSRPIVRPNNGFWRQLIRYEMELRGCNSVRMVSTAMGEIPDIYEEEARNMMPL; this is encoded by the coding sequence ATGTTTCACTTTGGTGCTGCAGGTCTTTCTGGTCTGTGCCGAGTCACTGATCACCTGTACCTCAGTAATGTCAGAGGCGCTGACGATTCCCACCAGGTGAGCCGCTGTGAAATAACCTGCATCGTTAATGTTACTGAGACCAAGCGTAGCCGGCCTCTTCCTCCAGGGGTGGAGTACATCCACATCCCGGTCTCTGACACCCCTGCGTCTCCTCTCAGCGATCACTTTGACAGAGTTGCGGATAGAGTACAGCTCGTTGCAGACGGTGGAGGCCGCACTCTGGTGCACTGCAACGCCGGTGTGAGCCGCTCCGCCGCCCTGTGCATGGCCTATCTGGTAAAACACCGCGGCGTGACTTTGCTGGATGCCCACAGGTGGGTGAAGAGCTCTCGacccattgtcaggccgaataaTGGCTTCTGGAGACAACTCATCCGCTATGAGATGGAGCTTCGTGGGTGCAACTCTGTTCGAATGGTCTCCACCGCCATGGGAGAGATACCAGACATTTATGAAGAGGAAGCCCGAAACATGATGCCGCTATGA